In Salinibacterium sp. dk2585, a single window of DNA contains:
- the mltG gene encoding endolytic transglycosylase MltG yields MPLDDDARESGRTRTDEPDWDSIFASQPEPSPGAATEHRMSPARDTPPPRRRARRASGGSSSGGGKRWIAWLVALLVVLGIGGGAVAFVWLNFEDQVRKVMGWEIPPADYEGAGTGETTIVIKPGDTGGDVANALLEADVIASYEAFWALLLKEEPQFHPGNYMLAEKMSSRAALDALLDPANRVENTALIREGLSADQAFDLLAAATGIPVEEFEAVTADPTAFGVPAEAINIEGYLFPARYTFDPGVDATTVISTLVNRTFQSLDQAGVPAEDRHRVLTIASLIQREAGSNQDDFYKVSRVIQNRIEQGMKLQFDSTSHYGYAWAHGERQEGGVFSTREELDDDNPYNTYYHTGLPPGPISAAGDLAIDAAMHPVDGPWLYFVAVNLDTGETEFNETSAGHSASVKKMQDWCRSTGSPNCD; encoded by the coding sequence ATGCCATTGGACGATGACGCCCGCGAATCCGGTCGTACCCGCACCGACGAGCCGGATTGGGATTCGATCTTCGCTTCGCAGCCCGAGCCATCGCCTGGCGCAGCGACCGAGCATCGGATGAGTCCGGCTCGCGACACGCCTCCGCCGCGTCGCAGGGCACGCCGCGCATCGGGCGGTTCATCATCCGGTGGCGGCAAGCGCTGGATCGCCTGGCTGGTTGCACTTCTTGTTGTCCTGGGCATCGGCGGCGGCGCCGTCGCATTCGTGTGGCTCAACTTCGAGGACCAGGTTCGCAAGGTCATGGGATGGGAGATCCCTCCGGCGGACTACGAGGGTGCAGGCACGGGCGAGACAACAATCGTGATCAAGCCCGGCGACACCGGGGGCGATGTCGCCAACGCCCTGCTCGAGGCCGACGTGATCGCGAGCTATGAGGCCTTCTGGGCGCTTCTCCTCAAGGAGGAACCCCAGTTCCACCCAGGCAACTACATGCTCGCGGAGAAGATGAGCTCCCGCGCGGCGCTCGACGCCCTGCTCGATCCCGCGAACCGTGTCGAGAACACCGCCCTCATCCGGGAGGGCCTCAGCGCCGATCAGGCCTTCGACCTCTTGGCGGCCGCGACGGGCATCCCGGTCGAAGAGTTCGAGGCAGTGACTGCTGATCCGACGGCGTTCGGGGTCCCGGCCGAGGCAATCAACATCGAGGGATATCTCTTCCCGGCTCGCTACACGTTCGACCCAGGGGTGGACGCCACGACCGTCATCTCGACCCTTGTGAACCGCACCTTCCAGTCGCTCGATCAGGCTGGAGTGCCAGCCGAAGACAGGCACAGGGTGCTCACGATCGCCTCGCTCATCCAGCGTGAGGCAGGGAGTAACCAGGATGACTTCTACAAGGTCTCTCGCGTCATCCAGAACCGCATCGAGCAGGGGATGAAGCTCCAGTTCGATTCGACCTCGCACTACGGCTACGCCTGGGCGCACGGCGAGCGGCAGGAGGGCGGTGTGTTCAGCACCCGCGAAGAGCTCGACGACGACAACCCCTACAACACCTACTACCACACGGGTCTGCCGCCCGGTCCGATCTCGGCAGCGGGAGACCTCGCGATCGATGCGGCGATGCACCCCGTCGATGGGCCGTGGCTCTACTTCGTGGCGGTGAACCTCGACACGGGCGAGACCGAGTTCAACGAGACATCCGCTGGGCACTCGGCCTCCGTGAAGAAGATGCAGGATTGGTGCAGGTCGACGGGAAGCCCGAACTGTGACTGA
- the nusB gene encoding transcription antitermination factor NusB, producing MSARTKARKRALDLLYGADLREISLNNAIAVESERAAAEPARQESWRYALQIVTGIAEHGDEIDELIETYAQGWTIDRMPVLDRALVRIGIWEIMFNDEVPDAVAISEAVKLAGELSTDDSAGFVNGLLGRIASVHGA from the coding sequence GTGAGCGCCCGCACCAAGGCACGCAAGCGTGCCCTCGACCTGCTGTACGGCGCTGACCTGCGCGAGATTTCCCTCAACAACGCGATCGCCGTCGAATCGGAACGTGCCGCGGCCGAACCCGCTCGGCAGGAGTCGTGGCGCTACGCCCTCCAGATCGTGACGGGCATCGCGGAGCACGGCGACGAGATCGACGAACTGATCGAGACTTACGCGCAGGGGTGGACGATCGACCGGATGCCCGTGCTCGACCGCGCACTGGTGCGCATCGGCATCTGGGAGATCATGTTCAACGACGAGGTTCCGGATGCTGTCGCGATCTCCGAGGCAGTCAAGCTGGCAGGCGAGCTCAGCACCGACGACTCGGCCGGCTTCGTGAACGGCCTCCTGGGGCGCATCGCGAGCGTGCACGGGGCCTGA
- the ruvX gene encoding Holliday junction resolvase RuvX, with amino-acid sequence MRSGVRIGVDVGRVRIGVARSDLHGVLATPVETLPRGAGDVAAIVALAKELEAVEVVVGLPLSLSGASTASTDDARAFAGQLATAGLSVRLVDERLSTVSAQHALRANGRTTKNSRKVVDQVAAVIILQHALDAERSRGDAPGTAVDPHEGPDDAIGR; translated from the coding sequence ATGCGTTCGGGCGTTCGCATCGGGGTCGACGTGGGTCGGGTGCGCATCGGCGTCGCCCGGAGTGACCTCCACGGCGTGCTGGCAACCCCCGTCGAGACCCTCCCTCGCGGTGCCGGTGACGTCGCCGCGATCGTCGCGCTGGCGAAGGAACTCGAGGCAGTCGAGGTGGTCGTCGGACTGCCCCTGTCGCTTTCGGGAGCGAGCACGGCATCCACCGATGACGCGCGCGCGTTCGCGGGACAACTCGCTACTGCGGGCCTCAGCGTACGACTCGTCGACGAGCGCCTGTCCACTGTGTCTGCGCAGCACGCGCTACGCGCGAATGGTCGCACGACGAAGAACTCGCGCAAGGTCGTGGATCAGGTAGCGGCCGTTATAATCCTGCAGCATGCCCTCGACGCCGAACGATCCAGGGGAGACGCCCCGGGAACCGCGGTCGACCCCCACGAAGGACCCGACGATGCCATTGGACGATGA
- the aroC gene encoding chorismate synthase gives MLRWLTAGESHGPELLAILEGMPAGVPVSLDDIRADLARRKLGYGRGARMKFEEDELTISGGVRFGATMGSPVALRIGNTEWPRWVDVMSASPVDPATLPKGRGAPLTRPRPGHADLVGMQKYHFPEARNVLERASARETAARVALGAVARKFLAELGVELVAHTLAIGTVRVPEGSPLPAAADVNVLDADPLRCFDPATSARMVEEVDRAHDDGDTLGGVVEVLAYGLPPGLGSYVHWDRRLDAQLAGAIMGIQAIKGVEIGDGFTTSTRRGSEAHDELFQAAAGITRASDRAGGTEGGMSTGTVLRVRAGMKPIATVPHALRTVDVETGDAAGAHHQRSDVCAVPASGVVAEAMVALVLANAMLEKFGGDSVAETRRNRDAYLAAIPQSLLTAHESDPTLS, from the coding sequence ATGCTTCGTTGGTTGACCGCTGGGGAATCCCATGGGCCCGAACTGCTCGCAATCCTTGAAGGGATGCCGGCGGGGGTGCCCGTCTCGCTCGATGACATCCGGGCCGATCTCGCCCGTCGCAAGCTGGGCTACGGCCGCGGCGCGCGCATGAAGTTCGAGGAAGACGAGTTGACGATCTCCGGCGGCGTTCGCTTCGGCGCCACCATGGGGAGCCCTGTCGCGCTCCGGATCGGCAATACGGAGTGGCCGCGCTGGGTCGACGTGATGAGCGCTTCGCCCGTGGACCCGGCAACCCTGCCGAAGGGACGCGGCGCACCCCTCACACGGCCCCGCCCCGGACACGCCGACCTCGTCGGCATGCAGAAGTACCACTTTCCCGAGGCTCGCAACGTGCTCGAGCGCGCGAGCGCGCGGGAGACCGCCGCGCGTGTCGCGCTCGGAGCGGTCGCTCGCAAGTTCCTTGCCGAGCTTGGCGTCGAGCTCGTCGCCCACACGCTCGCGATCGGTACGGTGCGCGTTCCCGAGGGATCGCCACTTCCCGCGGCGGCGGACGTCAACGTTCTCGATGCAGACCCCCTGCGCTGTTTCGACCCGGCGACCTCGGCTCGCATGGTCGAGGAGGTTGACAGGGCGCATGACGATGGCGACACGCTTGGCGGCGTCGTCGAGGTGCTCGCCTACGGCCTGCCCCCGGGACTCGGATCGTATGTGCACTGGGACCGTCGCCTCGACGCCCAGCTCGCCGGCGCCATCATGGGCATCCAGGCCATCAAGGGTGTTGAGATCGGCGACGGCTTCACCACGAGCACACGGCGCGGCTCCGAGGCCCACGACGAGCTCTTCCAGGCAGCCGCCGGCATCACGCGGGCAAGCGACCGCGCGGGCGGCACGGAGGGCGGCATGTCGACCGGCACTGTCCTGCGCGTGCGCGCGGGAATGAAGCCGATCGCAACCGTGCCGCACGCCCTGCGCACGGTGGACGTCGAGACGGGGGATGCCGCCGGGGCTCACCACCAGCGTTCCGACGTGTGCGCTGTTCCCGCATCCGGTGTCGTTGCGGAGGCCATGGTCGCCCTCGTGCTGGCCAATGCCATGCTCGAGAAGTTCGGTGGGGATTCGGTCGCCGAGACGCGACGCAATCGCGACGCGTACCTCGCCGCAATCCCGCAGAGCCTGCTCACCGCACACGAATCGGACCCGACCCTGTCGTGA
- the aroB gene encoding 3-dehydroquinate synthase, whose amino-acid sequence MSITTIPVTGTSPYDVLVGRDILGSLPELIGADARKVLIVHPPTLGARAAALRESLLDRYEVLLAEIPDAEAGKRIEVAAFCWQVLGQSDFTRSDVVVGFGGGAVTDLAGFVAATWLRGVRLVQVPTTLLGMVDAAIGGKTGINTNEGKNLVGSFYAPAGVLVDLEVLDKLSRMEILAGFGEVVKYGFIAEPEILDIIERDVDVATDPTTEEFRRLVELSIGIKARVVSDDFTEQGQREILNYGHTLGHAVEYAERFQWRHGAAVAVGMMFAAELARLSGRLSDEVVDRHRRILESLQLPTTYPAGRWNSLFAVMKRDKKARGDLLRFIILDDVGRPTVLAGPDQSLLFAAYQEIGV is encoded by the coding sequence GTGAGCATCACCACGATCCCGGTCACGGGAACCTCGCCCTACGACGTGCTCGTCGGCCGGGACATCCTCGGCTCCCTGCCGGAGCTCATCGGTGCTGACGCCCGCAAGGTGCTGATCGTCCATCCGCCGACGCTGGGCGCGCGCGCCGCCGCGCTCCGGGAGTCGCTCCTCGACCGCTATGAGGTGCTCCTTGCCGAGATTCCGGATGCTGAGGCGGGCAAGCGCATCGAGGTCGCGGCATTCTGCTGGCAGGTCTTGGGGCAGTCCGACTTCACTCGCTCCGACGTGGTCGTCGGCTTCGGCGGCGGTGCTGTGACAGACCTCGCCGGTTTCGTCGCGGCAACCTGGCTTCGCGGTGTGCGGCTCGTGCAGGTCCCGACGACGCTACTCGGCATGGTCGACGCCGCGATCGGCGGAAAGACCGGCATCAACACGAACGAGGGCAAGAACCTCGTCGGCTCCTTCTACGCGCCCGCTGGCGTGCTCGTCGACCTCGAGGTACTCGACAAGCTGAGCAGAATGGAGATCCTCGCGGGCTTCGGCGAGGTCGTGAAGTACGGCTTTATCGCCGAGCCCGAGATCCTCGACATCATCGAGCGGGACGTGGATGTCGCGACTGACCCGACGACGGAGGAGTTCCGTCGCCTCGTGGAGTTGTCGATCGGCATCAAGGCGCGGGTCGTGAGCGACGACTTCACGGAACAGGGCCAGCGCGAGATCCTCAACTACGGCCACACGCTCGGCCACGCCGTCGAGTATGCCGAGCGCTTCCAGTGGCGCCACGGGGCCGCCGTCGCCGTCGGCATGATGTTCGCTGCTGAGCTCGCTCGCCTGAGCGGCAGGCTCTCGGACGAGGTCGTCGACCGGCACCGTCGCATCCTCGAATCCCTCCAGCTGCCGACCACCTACCCGGCGGGTCGCTGGAACAGCCTCTTCGCGGTCATGAAGCGCGACAAGAAGGCCCGCGGCGACCTCTTGCGGTTCATCATCCTCGACGACGTCGGGCGCCCAACGGTGCTCGCGGGTCCCGACCAGAGCCTGCTCTTCGCCGCGTACCAGGAGATCGGGGTCTAG
- a CDS encoding shikimate dehydrogenase gives MTDDRRLAVLGSPIAHSLSPLLHTAAYEHLGLSWRYDRIEMTGAGLQDFLSGLGPEWRGLSLTMPVKHDVIPLLDERHPLVELTGACNTALLEEGRLTGFNTDVHGVVMAFREAGVQGLEHVHVLGGGATAASAIAAASMLGATRVTVAVRTPSRALHLAELAASLHLQLDVHALADGAPGSPDAVISTLPNGTVFDNDSNGFSEQLRRSAVLFDVAYDPWPSALAASWSAAGGRVISGFEMLLHQAVMQVRIFAGTGAEVPLPDEDTIVEIMRASVARAV, from the coding sequence GTGACTGATGACCGCCGACTGGCGGTACTCGGGAGTCCCATCGCTCACTCCCTGTCGCCCCTGCTCCACACGGCCGCCTACGAGCACCTCGGGCTGAGTTGGCGCTACGACCGCATTGAGATGACCGGTGCGGGACTGCAGGACTTCCTCTCGGGGCTCGGCCCCGAATGGCGTGGCCTGTCGTTGACGATGCCGGTCAAGCACGACGTGATCCCTCTCCTGGATGAGCGGCATCCGCTCGTCGAACTCACGGGCGCCTGCAACACAGCGCTGCTCGAGGAGGGAAGGCTGACGGGGTTCAATACGGATGTCCACGGCGTCGTGATGGCGTTTCGCGAAGCCGGCGTGCAGGGCCTTGAGCACGTGCACGTGCTCGGTGGTGGCGCCACGGCCGCCTCCGCGATCGCGGCAGCGTCAATGCTCGGCGCCACGCGCGTCACTGTCGCGGTGCGCACGCCGAGTCGGGCGCTGCACCTCGCCGAGCTCGCTGCTTCGCTCCACCTGCAACTCGATGTCCATGCGCTGGCGGATGGAGCGCCCGGCTCCCCGGATGCCGTCATCAGCACGCTCCCGAATGGCACGGTCTTCGACAACGACAGCAACGGCTTCAGTGAACAGCTCAGGCGCTCTGCCGTCTTGTTCGACGTCGCCTACGACCCTTGGCCGAGCGCGCTTGCGGCGTCATGGAGTGCCGCTGGCGGCCGTGTGATCTCCGGTTTCGAGATGTTGCTCCACCAGGCCGTGATGCAGGTGCGCATCTTCGCCGGCACGGGCGCTGAGGTGCCGCTCCCCGATGAGGACACGATCGTCGAGATCATGCGCGCTTCTGTCGCGCGCGCCGTCTGA
- a CDS encoding shikimate kinase, whose product MTEALLPEPIVTFVGAPGSGKTKVGKRVARLLGVPFIDTDKRIVAEHGPIADIFEQHGEPYFRRLERAAVAAALGEHAVLSLGGGAVIDPDTRADLAQRRVVRLTVSAEAVATRITGGKRPLLGAGVEAWKSLVESRQPFYEAVTTRSWDTSARPIDLIAEEIASWVSHESGIPLARASEQKGSL is encoded by the coding sequence GTGACCGAGGCACTCCTGCCAGAACCGATCGTCACCTTCGTCGGCGCCCCCGGCTCGGGCAAGACGAAGGTGGGCAAACGCGTGGCCCGCTTACTCGGCGTCCCCTTCATCGATACCGACAAGAGGATCGTCGCGGAGCACGGCCCCATCGCCGACATCTTCGAACAGCACGGCGAGCCGTACTTCCGTCGGCTCGAGCGCGCTGCCGTGGCGGCAGCGCTGGGGGAGCATGCCGTGCTCTCCTTGGGCGGGGGCGCAGTCATCGACCCCGACACAAGGGCTGACCTCGCGCAGCGCCGAGTTGTCAGGCTCACCGTGAGCGCGGAGGCCGTCGCAACTCGGATCACGGGCGGCAAACGTCCGCTCCTCGGCGCAGGCGTCGAAGCGTGGAAGTCTCTCGTGGAGTCACGCCAGCCCTTCTACGAAGCCGTCACGACCCGATCATGGGATACCTCCGCGCGTCCCATCGACCTCATCGCCGAGGAGATCGCCTCGTGGGTCTCGCACGAGTCCGGTATTCCCCTCGCACGCGCATCCGAGCAGAAAGGCTCCCTGTGA
- the efp gene encoding elongation factor P, protein MATTADIKNGVVIKIDGQLWTVIDFQHVKPGKGGAFVRTKMKNVVTGKTVDKTYNAGTKIEVENVDRRDFTYLYADGDSFVFMDSTDYDQITISDAIVGDAKNFMLENQPVTIALNNGNPLYIDLPASVVLEVTYTEPGLQGDRSTGGTKPATVETGYEIQVPLFLEAGTKVKVDTRTGDYLGRVND, encoded by the coding sequence ATGGCCACAACCGCTGACATCAAGAACGGCGTCGTCATCAAGATTGACGGCCAGCTCTGGACGGTCATCGACTTCCAGCACGTCAAGCCCGGCAAGGGTGGCGCCTTCGTCCGCACGAAGATGAAGAACGTCGTGACCGGCAAGACCGTCGACAAGACCTACAACGCGGGCACGAAGATCGAGGTCGAGAACGTCGACCGCCGCGACTTCACCTACCTCTACGCGGATGGCGACTCCTTCGTCTTCATGGACTCGACGGACTACGACCAGATCACGATCTCCGACGCGATCGTCGGTGACGCGAAGAACTTCATGCTGGAGAACCAGCCGGTCACGATCGCCCTCAACAACGGCAACCCGCTCTACATCGACCTGCCGGCATCCGTCGTGCTCGAGGTCACCTACACCGAGCCCGGCCTCCAGGGTGACCGCTCGACCGGCGGCACGAAGCCCGCGACGGTCGAGACCGGCTACGAGATCCAGGTTCCCCTGTTCCTCGAGGCGGGCACGAAGGTCAAGGTCGACACTCGCACGGGTGACTACCTGGGCCGCGTCAACGACTAG